In Bacillus sp. NP247, one DNA window encodes the following:
- a CDS encoding chromosome condensation regulator produces MNYISLKEEVLKVKRWPKDTIAAGRGHTVGLKSDGTAVAVGRNKEGECNVSGWRDIEAVTAGNVHMATNTGNAHTIGLKSDSTVTAVGWNKHDQCDVNDWYNIVSVAAGWRRTIGLKSDGTVIAVGRNKEGECNVRGWCDIVAVAVGDWHTVGLKLDGTVTTVGNNRYGQCNVSSWREIVAIAAGYLHTVGITSDGMVTAVGNNKHGQCDVSGWREIVAIAAGSNHTIGLKSDGIVTAVGNNKHGQCDVSDWRDIVAIAAGCAHTVGLKSDGTVVAVGDNEYGQCDVGSWRGIRLPSN; encoded by the coding sequence ATGAATTACATTTCACTGAAAGAAGAGGTGTTAAAGGTGAAACGGTGGCCTAAAGATACGATAGCGGCTGGTCGTGGTCATACCGTTGGTCTTAAATCGGATGGCACGGCGGTAGCGGTGGGGCGAAATAAAGAAGGTGAATGCAATGTAAGCGGCTGGCGTGATATTGAAGCGGTCACGGCGGGTAATGTTCATATGGCGACGAACACGGGTAATGCTCATACAATCGGTCTTAAATCAGACAGTACTGTGACAGCTGTGGGCTGGAATAAGCATGACCAATGTGATGTAAACGATTGGTATAATATTGTATCGGTTGCGGCGGGGTGGCGCCGTACCATTGGCCTGAAATCGGATGGCACGGTGATAGCAGTGGGCCGAAATAAAGAAGGTGAATGCAACGTAAGGGGCTGGTGTGATATTGTGGCGGTCGCGGTGGGTGACTGGCATACAGTCGGTCTTAAATTAGATGGAACGGTGACGACTGTGGGTAATAATCGATATGGCCAATGCAATGTAAGTAGCTGGCGTGAAATTGTGGCGATAGCGGCGGGATATCTTCATACAGTTGGTATTACATCTGACGGCATGGTAACGGCTGTGGGTAATAATAAACACGGCCAATGTGATGTCAGTGGCTGGCGTGAAATTGTGGCGATAGCGGCAGGGAGTAATCATACCATTGGTCTTAAATCAGACGGCATAGTGACGGCTGTGGGTAATAATAAACATGGTCAATGTGATGTAAGTGATTGGCGCGATATTGTAGCGATAGCGGCGGGGTGTGCCCATACAGTCGGTCTTAAATCAGACGGCACGGTGGTAGCAGTGGGTGATAACGAATATGGCCAATGTGATGTAGGCAGTTGGCGCGGCATCCGACTGCCTAGTAATTAG
- a CDS encoding polysaccharide biosynthesis protein, with translation MSTSKVLKGTALLSGATMISRILGFIYFFPFQLLVGTQGVALYGYAYSWYGILLSFSTAGIPIAVSKFVAKHNALGDYSTSKKLYNSSVKLMLFMGFLGFLILFIGAPYISQFIIRSKTPDPQFITDVTLTMRALSFALIIVPAMSVTRGYFQGFQHMKPSAVSQVVEQIARVVFILVGSFIVSKLLGGSVASSVAVATFGAVIGALASVSILMMYWKKYNGLKPPEGELKTRSSNIPLRSIYMELLRYAIPIVFVGIAIPLYTLVDQYTVADVLRAMGEPLETANAVFAYITNYAQKLIMIPASLATGFSLTIIPAITKSFTSGKLDELQGQISKIFQVLLFFTIPAAFGLASIAYDAFRMVYVNPEIALDGSQYLISFAPSAILSAIFTVSAAILQGIDYQRKTMIAFSVGILVKILLNTPLLHLFGGHGAVLGTILGYLVSNIIMLYCIVKFAKFNIGETAKTVFLITVYSAAMSAVVIALRAFISWIIPGQSYVESLIIVFICASAGGFVYLLFVLTSGLASHILGDRIQRLPVLGKLVK, from the coding sequence TTGTCTACTTCAAAAGTTTTAAAAGGTACGGCTTTATTAAGCGGTGCAACAATGATTTCACGAATTTTAGGTTTTATATACTTTTTCCCCTTTCAATTATTAGTTGGAACGCAAGGGGTCGCTTTATATGGATATGCATACTCTTGGTACGGTATTTTATTAAGCTTTTCAACAGCTGGTATTCCTATTGCCGTCTCCAAATTTGTTGCAAAACATAATGCGCTTGGTGATTATAGTACAAGTAAAAAATTATACAACTCTAGCGTAAAATTGATGTTGTTTATGGGCTTTTTAGGATTTTTAATTTTATTTATTGGAGCACCGTACATATCACAATTTATTATTCGCTCGAAAACGCCAGATCCACAATTTATCACCGACGTAACACTTACAATGCGAGCATTAAGCTTCGCGCTTATTATCGTACCAGCTATGAGTGTTACACGTGGTTATTTCCAAGGTTTTCAACATATGAAACCAAGTGCTGTTTCTCAAGTTGTGGAACAAATCGCACGCGTTGTTTTCATTTTAGTTGGTAGTTTTATCGTCTCAAAACTATTAGGTGGTTCAGTAGCTTCTTCTGTTGCAGTTGCTACGTTTGGTGCTGTTATCGGGGCACTTGCAAGCGTCTCTATTTTAATGATGTACTGGAAAAAATATAATGGATTAAAACCTCCTGAAGGTGAGCTAAAAACAAGATCATCAAACATTCCGTTAAGAAGTATTTATATGGAATTACTGCGTTATGCAATTCCAATTGTATTTGTAGGCATTGCAATCCCTCTCTATACGTTAGTAGATCAATATACCGTTGCTGATGTCCTTAGAGCAATGGGTGAGCCTTTAGAAACCGCTAATGCAGTTTTCGCTTATATAACGAACTATGCCCAAAAGTTAATTATGATTCCAGCTTCACTTGCAACCGGATTCTCATTAACGATAATTCCAGCTATTACGAAATCATTTACAAGCGGGAAGCTAGATGAATTACAAGGACAAATTTCAAAGATATTTCAAGTATTATTATTCTTCACTATCCCAGCAGCATTCGGTCTAGCTAGTATCGCTTACGATGCATTCCGCATGGTTTATGTAAATCCTGAGATTGCACTTGATGGATCACAATATTTAATTTCATTTGCACCGTCTGCTATATTAAGTGCAATTTTCACCGTTTCAGCAGCTATATTACAAGGAATTGATTATCAAAGAAAAACAATGATTGCATTCTCAGTCGGTATTCTCGTTAAAATTCTGTTGAACACACCACTTTTACACTTATTCGGTGGGCATGGCGCTGTGCTCGGAACAATTCTTGGATACCTCGTTTCAAATATTATTATGTTGTACTGCATCGTTAAATTTGCGAAATTTAACATTGGCGAAACAGCAAAAACAGTATTTCTTATTACGGTTTACTCCGCGGCAATGTCTGCTGTTGTAATCGCATTAAGAGCATTTATAAGCTGGATTATTCCTGGTCAATCTTATGTAGAATCACTGATTATTGTGTTTATATGCGCCTCAGCAGGAGGATTTGTTTATCTTTTATTCGTACTAACGAGTGGACTTGCTTCGCATATTCTCGGTGATCGTATTCAACGTTTACCTGTACTAGGGAAATTAGTTAAATAA
- a CDS encoding DUF4037 domain-containing protein, with product MGLKEKAIKMSDIYRQNPKVEAIILAGSVARKLEDEHSDIELHILWSAPPEDEDRQGPINNIGGTILSYHPYEEEEWSETYLTKEGIKLEISNFLTVTVEKVVSEVIEQHDINYEKQCIVSSVHDGVSLYGEVKVHALKDIVEAYPEELAKRMISENLWLSNRWHNREALLKRKDWLMLYDVICEVQRNIFGVLFGMNRMYVHHPAFKWMPDNVERMSIKPENLYERLANTLIGEPEYSVQELEVLIEEVLHLVEQYAPKLNIVEQQKHIQYAK from the coding sequence ATGGGATTAAAAGAGAAGGCGATAAAAATGTCGGACATTTATAGGCAAAACCCGAAAGTCGAAGCTATTATTTTAGCAGGATCTGTAGCTAGAAAGTTAGAAGATGAACATTCAGATATTGAATTACATATTTTATGGTCAGCACCGCCAGAGGATGAGGATCGTCAAGGACCTATTAACAATATTGGTGGAACGATTTTGTCATATCATCCTTACGAGGAAGAAGAATGGTCGGAAACATATTTGACGAAAGAAGGAATTAAACTAGAGATTAGTAATTTTTTAACAGTGACAGTAGAAAAGGTTGTTTCAGAAGTTATAGAGCAGCATGATATAAATTATGAGAAACAATGTATTGTATCATCGGTTCATGATGGTGTGAGTTTGTATGGAGAAGTGAAAGTACATGCTCTAAAAGATATAGTTGAAGCATATCCAGAAGAACTGGCGAAAAGGATGATTTCAGAAAACCTTTGGTTAAGCAATCGTTGGCATAATCGAGAGGCTCTTTTGAAACGAAAAGATTGGCTTATGCTTTATGATGTTATTTGTGAAGTACAAAGAAATATATTTGGGGTCTTGTTTGGAATGAACCGAATGTACGTGCATCATCCTGCATTTAAATGGATGCCAGATAATGTGGAACGAATGAGTATTAAACCTGAAAATCTATATGAACGTCTGGCAAATACGCTGATAGGGGAACCGGAGTATAGTGTACAGGAGTTAGAAGTGTTAATCGAAGAAGTATTACATTTAGTAGAACAATATGCTCCAAAATTAAATATTGTTGAACAACAAAAGCATATTCAATATGCGAAGTAA
- a CDS encoding DUF421 domain-containing protein: protein MNHIGQITIELLIGFFVLLIATKILGETQISQLTPFDFISAIVLGELVGNSIYDPKIKVWSILYSVFVWVILIYTIEVITQKIRGTRRFFEGYPSIIIRNGYIDREQLSVNHLDINQLQQILRQQKDIFSIREVEYMILEPNGNISVLKKSKYESPTINDLSLKHKPVYLPISLISDGKVVKDNLREAGFDEGWLYKQIKQKGITKFEDVLYAEWKTDDGFFCQEMNR, encoded by the coding sequence ATGAATCATATTGGACAAATAACGATAGAGCTTTTAATTGGTTTTTTTGTTCTATTAATTGCTACAAAAATATTAGGGGAAACACAAATATCTCAGCTAACACCCTTTGATTTTATTTCTGCTATCGTCCTTGGTGAGCTTGTTGGAAATTCAATATACGATCCTAAAATTAAAGTGTGGTCTATTTTATATTCAGTATTTGTTTGGGTGATTTTAATTTATACTATAGAAGTGATAACACAAAAAATAAGAGGAACAAGAAGGTTTTTTGAAGGATACCCTTCTATTATTATTCGCAACGGGTATATTGACCGAGAACAATTAAGTGTAAATCATTTAGATATTAACCAATTACAACAAATACTTAGGCAACAAAAAGATATATTTTCAATCCGAGAAGTTGAGTATATGATATTGGAACCTAACGGAAATATAAGTGTATTGAAAAAAAGTAAATATGAATCTCCTACTATAAATGATTTAAGTTTAAAACATAAGCCTGTATACTTACCGATTTCATTAATTAGTGATGGGAAAGTAGTTAAGGATAATTTGAGGGAAGCAGGCTTTGATGAAGGATGGCTATATAAACAAATAAAGCAAAAAGGGATTACTAAATTTGAGGACGTACTATATGCAGAATGGAAAACAGATGATGGATTCTTTTGTCAGGAGATGAATCGGTAG
- a CDS encoding CD3324 family protein, with protein sequence MKYVKATAVLPESLIAEIQKYIQGETIYIPKQETKHYKWGTQSGGREQLDERNKAIKEAFKSGSAIHQLAEEYFLSGETIKKIVYSK encoded by the coding sequence ATGAAATACGTAAAGGCTACGGCTGTTTTACCAGAAAGCTTAATTGCTGAAATTCAAAAGTATATACAAGGTGAAACAATTTACATTCCAAAACAAGAAACGAAACATTATAAATGGGGTACACAATCTGGAGGAAGAGAGCAACTGGATGAAAGAAATAAAGCAATTAAAGAAGCATTTAAAAGCGGAAGTGCTATTCATCAACTTGCAGAAGAATATTTTCTTTCTGGAGAAACGATTAAAAAGATTGTGTATTCTAAATGA
- a CDS encoding sodium-dependent transporter, translating to MNSQQWTSKLGFVLAAAGSAIGLGAIWKFPYMAGIGGGGAFFLIFIGFTLLIGLPLLLAEFVIGRSTQKEAVDAYREIAPKTLWPWLGKLGIVTCFILLSFYSVVGGWILLYLWNAITGRLWEGNGAYEATFGEIISNPYLAVGSQLLFILITIFIVSKGVQNGVEKVNKYFMPALFVLFFVLIVRALTLDGAGEGVRFFLQPDFSNVTSEIILYAMGQSFFSLSVGVAVMVTYSSYLPKEESLPRSAFSIVALTLVITLLAGLAIFPVVFAFGMEPSQGPGLLFIVLPAIFSKMAFGKLFFIVFLLLFFFATITSAISMLEISVASLTTKGKSKGKREKMALIVGLLIFVVGVPSALSFGLLSDVKPFGKTIFDLADYAVSNILMPLGVLLVSIFVPLKMKKDVLMKELGVSKNKGYKLFVLWLFLLRYIAPIAIIIVFLNVLGII from the coding sequence ATGAATTCACAGCAATGGACATCGAAATTAGGTTTCGTATTAGCTGCAGCAGGTTCAGCAATTGGTCTTGGGGCGATTTGGAAATTCCCATATATGGCCGGTATTGGAGGAGGCGGGGCGTTCTTCCTTATTTTCATCGGTTTCACATTATTAATTGGTTTACCGCTATTATTAGCTGAATTCGTTATTGGAAGAAGTACACAAAAAGAGGCTGTTGATGCGTATAGAGAGATTGCTCCTAAAACGCTATGGCCGTGGTTAGGTAAATTAGGGATTGTAACATGTTTCATATTACTTTCTTTCTACAGTGTTGTAGGAGGGTGGATTTTATTATACTTATGGAATGCAATTACAGGTAGACTATGGGAAGGAAATGGTGCATACGAAGCTACGTTTGGTGAAATCATTTCCAATCCGTATTTAGCAGTAGGATCACAGCTATTATTCATCCTTATTACTATTTTTATCGTAAGTAAAGGCGTGCAAAATGGTGTTGAAAAAGTAAATAAATATTTCATGCCAGCACTATTCGTTTTATTCTTTGTATTAATTGTTCGTGCACTTACGTTAGACGGTGCTGGAGAAGGAGTTCGTTTCTTCTTACAACCTGATTTCTCAAATGTAACATCAGAAATTATTTTATATGCAATGGGGCAATCGTTCTTCTCGCTATCCGTCGGTGTAGCCGTTATGGTAACGTATAGTTCATACCTACCGAAAGAAGAAAGTTTACCGCGTTCAGCATTTTCAATCGTAGCTTTAACACTTGTTATTACATTACTTGCAGGACTTGCAATTTTCCCAGTTGTGTTCGCATTTGGAATGGAACCATCTCAAGGACCAGGACTATTATTTATCGTATTGCCAGCTATTTTCAGTAAAATGGCGTTCGGAAAATTATTCTTCATCGTGTTCTTATTACTATTTTTCTTTGCTACTATTACATCAGCAATTTCAATGCTAGAAATTAGCGTTGCATCTTTAACAACAAAAGGTAAAAGCAAAGGGAAACGTGAAAAAATGGCTTTAATTGTTGGGTTGTTAATCTTTGTTGTTGGGGTTCCATCAGCATTATCATTCGGTTTGCTAAGTGATGTGAAACCATTCGGGAAAACAATTTTTGATTTAGCAGATTATGCGGTTAGTAACATACTAATGCCACTTGGTGTTTTATTAGTTTCCATCTTTGTTCCGTTGAAAATGAAGAAAGATGTATTAATGAAAGAGCTTGGTGTAAGTAAAAATAAAGGCTACAAACTATTCGTATTATGGTTATTCTTACTTCGCTATATTGCACCAATTGCGATTATTATCGTATTCTTAAATGTATTAGGAATCATTTAG
- a CDS encoding GNAT family N-acetyltransferase: MKLLKLTYEYREQIMEYRQAFLNSGEQPHGSSSLQNFDSLDEWFEKVSIQEVGENLPSNRVPSSQFLSFEKGELIGFVNIRHRLNPELLLESGHIGYSVHPNKRRQGYATKQLQLSLAEAQKLGLKKVLITCDKSNIGSAKTIQKVGGVLENEVVSTHTGEIVQRYWVEI; this comes from the coding sequence ATGAAACTATTGAAACTGACATACGAATATCGCGAACAAATTATGGAGTATAGGCAGGCATTTTTAAATTCAGGAGAACAACCACACGGTAGTAGTTCTTTACAAAATTTTGATTCTCTTGATGAATGGTTTGAAAAAGTGAGTATACAAGAAGTAGGAGAAAACTTACCATCTAATCGAGTACCATCTAGTCAATTTTTAAGTTTTGAAAAAGGAGAACTTATAGGTTTTGTGAATATTAGACATCGATTAAATCCAGAATTATTACTGGAAAGCGGTCATATCGGTTATAGTGTCCATCCGAATAAACGTCGCCAAGGTTACGCTACGAAGCAACTGCAACTTTCATTGGCTGAAGCGCAAAAATTAGGATTGAAGAAAGTGTTAATAACTTGTGATAAATCTAATATTGGTTCTGCTAAAACGATTCAAAAGGTTGGCGGTGTGTTAGAAAATGAAGTAGTTTCTACTCATACTGGCGAAATTGTTCAGCGTTATTGGGTAGAAATATAA
- a CDS encoding FusB/FusC family EF-G-binding protein: MESFIRSDQYNFIKSQAYILANGHATANDRGVIQALKSLAIEKIIHVFENLTDEQKDLIDTVLTVKNREDAESFLLKINPYVIPFQEVTAQTLKKLFPKAKKLKLPDMEELDMKELSYLSWIDKGSSRKFIIAKNDKNKFVGLQGTFQSLNKKSICSLCHGHEEVGMFLVEIKGDVPGTFVRKGNYICKDGVACNHNMKSLDKLQDFIERLKK, translated from the coding sequence ATGGAATCTTTTATTAGAAGTGATCAATATAATTTTATAAAATCACAAGCTTATATTTTAGCAAATGGACATGCGACGGCAAATGATAGAGGAGTAATTCAAGCGTTAAAATCACTTGCAATTGAAAAGATAATACATGTATTTGAGAATTTAACGGATGAACAAAAAGATTTAATTGATACGGTATTAACAGTTAAAAATAGAGAAGATGCAGAATCGTTTTTACTGAAAATAAATCCGTATGTAATTCCGTTTCAGGAAGTTACAGCACAAACGTTAAAAAAACTATTCCCTAAAGCAAAAAAATTAAAACTGCCTGATATGGAAGAACTGGATATGAAAGAATTATCTTATTTAAGCTGGATTGACAAGGGATCAAGCAGGAAATTTATTATAGCGAAAAATGATAAAAATAAGTTTGTTGGTCTGCAAGGAACATTTCAAAGTTTAAATAAAAAAAGTATTTGTTCATTATGTCATGGGCATGAAGAAGTAGGAATGTTTTTAGTTGAAATTAAAGGTGATGTACCAGGAACTTTCGTTAGAAAGGGAAACTATATTTGCAAAGATGGTGTAGCTTGTAATCATAATATGAAATCGCTTGATAAATTACAGGATTTTATCGAGAGATTAAAGAAATAA
- the msrA gene encoding peptide-methionine (S)-S-oxide reductase MsrA — MSEKTYELATFAGGCFWCMVKPFDELPGIHKVLSGYAGGHVENPTYEQVKAGTSGHLEVVQITFDPSIFPYQKLLDLYWPQIDPTDDDGQFFDRGPSYRTAIFYHNEAQKELAEKSKQTLAESGMFKDPIVTDIRPAAPFYEAEEYHQHFYKKNPEKYATEQKESGREDFIKENWQKK, encoded by the coding sequence ATGTCAGAAAAAACATACGAACTCGCAACCTTCGCAGGTGGTTGTTTTTGGTGCATGGTAAAGCCGTTTGATGAACTTCCTGGTATTCATAAAGTGCTTTCCGGCTATGCAGGTGGTCATGTAGAAAACCCAACATATGAACAAGTAAAGGCTGGAACATCTGGACATTTAGAAGTCGTTCAAATTACATTCGATCCTTCTATTTTCCCGTATCAAAAATTATTAGATTTATATTGGCCACAAATCGATCCGACTGATGATGATGGACAATTTTTCGATCGTGGCCCCTCTTACCGCACCGCTATTTTCTATCATAATGAAGCGCAAAAAGAGCTTGCAGAAAAATCGAAGCAAACTCTTGCAGAAAGCGGTATGTTTAAAGATCCAATCGTGACTGACATTCGTCCGGCTGCACCTTTTTATGAGGCTGAAGAATACCATCAACACTTTTATAAAAAGAACCCAGAGAAATATGCTACCGAGCAAAAAGAATCTGGTCGTGAAGATTTCATTAAAGAAAATTGGCAAAAAAAATAA
- the cysK gene encoding cysteine synthase A → MKLCENVTELIGDTPVVRLSKFIPGDAADVYVKLEMFNPSRSVKDRAAYNLLHAAEEKGLIKPGDTIIEPTSGNTGIGLAMNAAAKGYKAILIMPDNMSKERINLLKAYGAEVVLTPAEQRMPGAIAKAVELQKEIPNSFIPQQFENPANPNIHRYTTALEIYEQMDGELDAFVATAGTGGTITGTGETLKEKLPNLYIAVVEPKGSPVLSGGVPGPHKLVGTSPGFIPKNLNTEVYNEIIQIADEEALTTMRNLARQEGLLVGPSSGASVYAAIMIAKRLGAGKKVLCIAPDTGERYLSMGLFE, encoded by the coding sequence ATGAAATTATGTGAAAACGTTACAGAATTAATAGGAGATACACCTGTCGTCCGATTATCTAAATTTATTCCAGGAGACGCAGCGGATGTGTATGTAAAACTGGAAATGTTTAATCCGTCACGCAGTGTGAAAGATCGTGCAGCCTATAATTTACTTCATGCCGCTGAGGAAAAGGGACTTATAAAACCTGGTGATACAATTATTGAACCGACAAGTGGAAATACAGGAATTGGCTTAGCGATGAATGCAGCTGCTAAAGGATATAAAGCGATTTTAATTATGCCAGATAATATGTCTAAAGAGCGTATTAATTTATTGAAAGCATACGGCGCAGAAGTAGTTTTAACACCAGCAGAACAAAGAATGCCAGGAGCAATTGCGAAGGCGGTAGAGTTACAAAAAGAAATTCCAAATAGTTTCATTCCGCAGCAATTTGAAAACCCAGCAAATCCGAATATTCATCGTTATACGACTGCGCTTGAAATTTATGAGCAAATGGATGGAGAGCTTGATGCATTTGTAGCAACCGCAGGAACAGGTGGAACAATTACAGGGACAGGTGAAACATTAAAAGAGAAACTACCAAACTTATATATTGCAGTAGTAGAACCGAAAGGATCACCAGTGTTATCTGGTGGTGTTCCAGGCCCTCATAAACTAGTAGGAACAAGTCCTGGTTTTATTCCAAAAAACTTAAATACAGAAGTGTATAACGAAATTATTCAAATTGCGGATGAAGAAGCGTTAACTACAATGAGAAACTTAGCAAGACAAGAAGGCTTATTAGTAGGGCCATCTTCAGGAGCTTCTGTTTACGCCGCAATTATGATAGCGAAGCGTCTAGGTGCTGGTAAAAAGGTTTTATGTATTGCACCTGATACAGGGGAACGTTATTTAAGTATGGGGCTATTTGAATAA
- a CDS encoding SDR family oxidoreductase, producing MLKGKIALVTGASRGIGRAIAKRLANDGALVAVHYGNRKEDAEETVHEIQSNGGSAFSIGANLESLHGVENLYNSLDAELQKRTGGTEFDILINNAGIGPGAFIEETTEQFFDRIVSVNAKAPFFIIQQALPRLRDNSRIINISSAATRISLPDFVAYSMTKGAINTMTFTLAKQLGTRGITVNAILPGFIKTDMNAELLSDPMMKQYATNISAFNRLGEVEDIADTAAFLASPDSRWVTGQLIDVSGGSCL from the coding sequence ATGTTAAAAGGTAAAATAGCATTAGTTACTGGAGCAAGCCGAGGAATTGGACGTGCTATCGCAAAGCGTTTAGCAAACGACGGTGCATTAGTTGCTGTTCATTATGGTAACAGAAAAGAAGATGCTGAAGAAACTGTTCATGAAATTCAATCAAATGGCGGATCAGCTTTTTCTATCGGTGCAAATCTTGAATCTTTACACGGTGTAGAAAACCTATATAATTCTTTAGATGCTGAATTGCAAAAGCGAACTGGTGGAACGGAATTTGATATTTTAATAAACAACGCTGGAATTGGACCTGGTGCTTTTATTGAAGAAACAACTGAGCAATTTTTTGATAGAATCGTTTCAGTAAATGCAAAAGCACCATTCTTCATCATCCAACAAGCACTACCACGTTTACGTGACAATAGCCGAATTATTAATATTTCATCAGCTGCCACCCGCATTTCTTTACCTGATTTCGTTGCATATAGTATGACGAAAGGCGCTATTAATACAATGACTTTTACGTTAGCAAAACAGCTTGGCACACGTGGTATTACGGTGAATGCAATTCTTCCAGGCTTTATCAAAACAGATATGAACGCAGAACTCTTAAGCGATCCAATGATGAAACAGTATGCTACTAACATTTCAGCTTTCAATCGATTAGGTGAAGTAGAAGACATTGCCGATACCGCTGCATTTCTCGCTTCCCCTGATAGTCGCTGGGTTACTGGCCAATTGATTGATGTGAGCGGAGGATCTTGTTTATAA